One Opitutaceae bacterium genomic window, ACGGCGAAGACGGCCAGCACGACTCGTTCCTCATAGGTGATTGTCCCCAGATCGTCGATTTCCCGCTTGATGATCGAGCGGTCGAGGGTCATCGACTTGTCGAACCGGCAGAGGACTTTGGTCAGGAGCAGCCAGGTAATGCCCATCATGATGAAGGAAAAGGGCAATCCCAGGATCATCCACTGGCTGAAACTCATCGGCGGCGCCTCCGGAAAAGATTCCTGGAATATCCGGGCGAAGGCGAGGTTTGTCGGCGTGCCGACCAGGGTGGCCACTCCCCCGATCGAACAGCTGTAGGCGATTCCGAGCATCAGCGCGAGGGCCAGTGCGTGGGTCTTCTCCTTGCCGAATTCCTCCTCCATCTTGCTGATGATGGCGAGGCCGATGGGCAACATCATGACCGCTGTTGCGGTGTTCGATATCCACATCGAGAGAAAGCCCGAAGCGGCCATGAAGCCGAGGACGAGCAGGTCCGCCCGCCGGCCGATACGGTAGATGATGGCCAGTGCGATCCGCCGGTGGAGGTTCCAGCGTTCCATGGAAAGCGCGATGAGAAAACCTCCGATGAAGAGGAAGATGATGGAGTTGATGTAGGACTTGGCGATCACGCTGCTTTCGACGATCCCTCCCAGAGGAAGGGCCACCACGGGGATCAGGGCCGTGGCGGGGAGCGGGATGGCTTCGGTCATCCAGTAGATCGCCATCAGGGCGGCGATCGCCGCCATCACCCCGACCTCCGGGCGATCGGGCACCGGGTGGTAGAAAAGGAGGATCAGACCGAACGCGGTCAGACCGGCAATCAGACCTATTCGGTTCCAGGGCAGGTGGCGGTGCACGTTCAGTAGCCGGAGGCGTGATTGGTGCGGCGGGGATCAGCCCACCCGGTTTTTGTTCCATCGGCCCCGATCTCGATGGCGGTGAATCCGCCAAAAGCTTCGGGGTCGGTGATGACTTCAATTTCCCAGCCGGCTGCCGCGAGACCCTCGGCGACGCCTTCGGCGGGAGGCCCCTCCCATTGCAGGAGAGTGGAATCGGCCCGTTCGGAATAACTGCGCACGAGGTGAACCCGTGGAGCGGTGATGGCTTGGCCGAGGTTCCGGTCAAAGACGAGGTGGTCGAGCAGGACCTGCAGGGTCGCGGTGGGGATGCGCTGGCCGCCGGGCAGACCGATCGCCACGATGGGCCATCCGTCCTTCAGGATCAGTGTGGGCGCGATCGTGCTTCGGGGTCGTTTCCCCGGTGCCGGGAAATTGACGGTCCCCGGTTCGGCGAAGCTGAAGTTCTTCAGGGAGTTGTTGAGAACGACGCCGGTGCCGGGGGCAATGACGCCGGAGCCGAAATGATCGCTCAGTGACTGGGTGATCGAGGCAACGTTCCCGAAATCGTCGGCCACCACGAAGTGGGTCGTCCATCCGTCCCGGGCAATGGCTACATCGGCAATCGGTGCGGTCTCGGGACGCTCACCGGCTGCGACCCGGAGAAATGCCAGGTTGGCGGGGTCCACCAGCTTCTGCCAGCGGTCCGGGGCGTCGGCCGTGTCCGCCACCTGATCCTGGATCATGGGATAGACCTGCCGGAGCATACGTCCCCAGCGGTCGATGTTTTCTGCCGTCAGGAGGGTGTCCTTGGGATTCCAGTCCTCATTTTCGAGGGCCTTCAGAGTCAGCAGGACCGTGGCGCCGCCGGTCGTCGGGGCGGGACTGGAAACGATGGTGAGATCTTTCCAGTCGATCTTGAGAGGGGGGGAGAGTCGGGCGGTGTAGGTGCTGAAATCGGCGAGGGTCAGGACCCCTCCGCCGGATTGGAGTTCCTCGACAATTGTCCGGGCGACTTCGCCTTCGTAAAGACCGCTGCGGCCCTCCCGGGCGATGATCCCCAGGGTTCGGGCCAGATCCGGATTGGGGAGCCGGCTCCCGGCAAGCGGAGGTTGACCGGCCGGGAGGTAGAGACGTTCGGCTTCCGGATTTGAGCGGATCCGCTCGACCCGGCGGGAGAAAAAGACGGGCATTCCGGGGACGACAAGAGACCCCCGGCTGGCAAGTTCGGCTGCGGGCTGGACCAGTTCCGACCAAGCCCGGCTGCCCCATTTCTCATGGGCCAGTGCGAGGGCGGCGACCAACCCCGGGACGCCGACCGACCGGGCTCCTTCGCTCTTCATCCTGGAGGAGAGTGCGCTGAAGGCCTCCGGGTCCATTTGCATGCCCGCCGCATCCATGCCGTCAACAAATGCGCATTCGCCTGATACGGCATCGAAATAGACAATCGCACACTTGCCGCCGATCCCCGATCCGTAGGGTTCGGCCACGCCGAGGGCCAGGGAGGTGGCCACGGCGGCATCGATCGCATTGCCACCATCGGCCAGGATTCTCATTCCGATCTCCGCCGCCTCCGGATGGCCGGCCACCACCATGCCGTGGGCTCCCCGGACCGCTTCGATCCGGTGTGCGGCGATTGCCTGAGTGCCGACAACCGCGGCGGAGAGCAGGAGAAACGACCAGTGAAGGAATCGAGGTCTTCCCGGAGTCATGCGCGAAGATTTCATTGGATCGGAGTTGGATTACAGGCCCGCCTCGACCAGGGCCCGGATGATGCGTTCCGAGCCCCCGATGACGTGATTGGCCATGGCGGATTCGGCCTTGAAGACATCCCGCTCGCTCAGGGCGTCGACGATATCAAGGTGACAGCGGCTCGCCTTGCCGGAGTCGGTTACCCGTCCGATCCCGAGATAGGCGGGCCGTTGATACTGATCCAGGGCCGACATGACGATATTCTCAAGGAGGGGATTGCGGACAGTTCGGACGAGGAGAAGGTGGAAACGGGAGTTCGCGCGGCAAAAACGGATGAAACTGGCGTCCTCGCCAGGGACGATCTCCGGCATGGTCGCCGCTTTCCGGAGGGCCTCGATTTCGATTTCGGTCGCGCGGACGGCGGCCAGCGCGGCCACTTTTGACTCAACGATACGGCGGACTTCCTGGAGGCGCCGGTAATCCTCCGAAGTCAAGGCGGCGGCCTGGTAGCCGCAATGGGGCCGAAAGATGACGAGATCCTCGTTTCCCAGTCGGTTCAAGGCCTCCCGGAGAGGTGTGCGGGACACTTTCAGGTTCTCGCAGAGTTTCTTTTCCCGAAGATGCTCGTTCGGCGCGATCGCGCCGGTCAGAATCCGCCGTTTGAGTTCCGCGTAGAGGCGATCCGGCAGATTCGACTGGATCGGTGCATCATCGGCGATCTCGACCAGCGACGGTTTCGGGGGGTTCATCCTTCGGATCGAGTTCCTGGCGGGGGCGGTTTGACTACACGGAATGGATGGGTGACGACAGAGTCGGGTCGCGGTTGTCTTTGGACCGGGTCCGGAAGAAATCTTACCGGAATTTCTTGTTCTTCTGTCAAGGAGAATGTATACAATGTATACGATCGAAGTCGTGCACGGCCCGGATGGAGTCCGGTGGCCGCTCGGCAATCAGTACATGGCATGAAGGATTCATCACAGTGCAAAGAGGGCGGGATTGAGATCCCGGACACACCGAACCGCCCGGCGTTCACGCGGGCCGATCCGCTCTAGATGGACTTCGATCTCGGCGCGTTTGAGGGCGATCTGCGTACCCTCGTGAATATCGATTCCGGATCCACCTGTGTGGAGGGTGTCAACGAGGTGGCTTCCTGGTTCTCCCGGCGCTTTGAGGCGCTTGGTTGGCCCGTCGTGATCGAGGAGCCGAAGCCCGGACTGTTCGGGAAGAGTGTCTTTACATGGCATGGGGATCCCCTCGCACTGGATCTGCTGGTCATCTGCCATCTGGACACGGTTTTTCCGGCCGGAACAGCCGCCAGGCGACCATTCGAGGTCAGCGGTGATCGTTATCTGGGACCGGGGGTTGCGGATATGAAAGCGGGATGTCTGATGGCCCTCAATTCGATGGAACTGTTGCATCGTGCCGGCCGCCTGCACG contains:
- a CDS encoding GntR family transcriptional regulator produces the protein MNPPKPSLVEIADDAPIQSNLPDRLYAELKRRILTGAIAPNEHLREKKLCENLKVSRTPLREALNRLGNEDLVIFRPHCGYQAAALTSEDYRRLQEVRRIVESKVAALAAVRATEIEIEALRKAATMPEIVPGEDASFIRFCRANSRFHLLLVRTVRNPLLENIVMSALDQYQRPAYLGIGRVTDSGKASRCHLDIVDALSERDVFKAESAMANHVIGGSERIIRALVEAGL
- a CDS encoding SLC13 family permease; translated protein: MHRHLPWNRIGLIAGLTAFGLILLFYHPVPDRPEVGVMAAIAALMAIYWMTEAIPLPATALIPVVALPLGGIVESSVIAKSYINSIIFLFIGGFLIALSMERWNLHRRIALAIIYRIGRRADLLVLGFMAASGFLSMWISNTATAVMMLPIGLAIISKMEEEFGKEKTHALALALMLGIAYSCSIGGVATLVGTPTNLAFARIFQESFPEAPPMSFSQWMILGLPFSFIMMGITWLLLTKVLCRFDKSMTLDRSIIKREIDDLGTITYEERVVLAVFAVTVFLWTFRQDLHLGNITLPGWASLWRGFGRVDDGTVAIASSLVLFLVPAGKDSGQRRILEGDTFARLPWGIIVLFGGGFALASGFGESGLSRHIGESFLAIGPIPIMILVAVICLSVTFLTELTSNVATLSMLLPILAGWAVSIHVHPLIFAIPATISASMAFMMPVATPPNAVVFSSQRIRIAEMARTGLILNFVALLVTLVVVSLLFPLVAGNPIDAFPAWAR
- a CDS encoding gamma-glutamyltransferase family protein, whose translation is MKSSRMTPGRPRFLHWSFLLLSAAVVGTQAIAAHRIEAVRGAHGMVVAGHPEAAEIGMRILADGGNAIDAAVATSLALGVAEPYGSGIGGKCAIVYFDAVSGECAFVDGMDAAGMQMDPEAFSALSSRMKSEGARSVGVPGLVAALALAHEKWGSRAWSELVQPAAELASRGSLVVPGMPVFFSRRVERIRSNPEAERLYLPAGQPPLAGSRLPNPDLARTLGIIAREGRSGLYEGEVARTIVEELQSGGGVLTLADFSTYTARLSPPLKIDWKDLTIVSSPAPTTGGATVLLTLKALENEDWNPKDTLLTAENIDRWGRMLRQVYPMIQDQVADTADAPDRWQKLVDPANLAFLRVAAGERPETAPIADVAIARDGWTTHFVVADDFGNVASITQSLSDHFGSGVIAPGTGVVLNNSLKNFSFAEPGTVNFPAPGKRPRSTIAPTLILKDGWPIVAIGLPGGQRIPTATLQVLLDHLVFDRNLGQAITAPRVHLVRSYSERADSTLLQWEGPPAEGVAEGLAAAGWEIEVITDPEAFGGFTAIEIGADGTKTGWADPRRTNHASGY